The genomic segment CCGGCCTTTGGGGATACCCGATGCCGGGCTTCGCTACGCTCAGTCCAGCATAACAGCATGTTTTTATTGGTTTTTGGCTTCAATGGCTTTCACGGGGCGCTTCCATCCGCACACGGTTTTTTGACGGGATTCTGTGAGGGTCAGCTCATCGGCCGGGGCATCTTTACGCAATGTTGTGCCCGCACCAATGGTGGCGTGCGCGCCTACTGTGACGGGAGCCACGAGCTGAGTGTCGGAGCCGATGAACGCTCCATCGCCAATAATCGTCTGATGTTTGTTAACGCCATCATAATTGCAGGTAATGGTACCTGCACCAATATTAACTTTTTTACCAATAGTGGCGTCACCGATATAGCTCAGGTGACTGGCCTTGCTGTGCTCAGCCATTTGAATATTTTTCGTTTCCACAAAGTTGCCGATTTTGCAGTGCGCTTCAAGGCGCGTGCCCGGGCGAAGGCGCGCAAAAGGGCCGATTGCGCAGTGCTCGCCGAGGACCGTATCTTCAAGTACGCTGTTGGCATGCACTTCGGTAAATGCGCCGATGGTGACATTGTGCAGCGTGCAGTTAGGGCCAATACGACACCCCTCGCCGATGCTGTTGTTGCCGGTAAATACCACGTTAACATCAATAAACACATCCCGCCCGCATGTGAGTGTGCCGCGCACATCCAGCCGACTGGCATCGGCAAGGGATACGCCATTGTGCAGGAGCTGCTCGGCCATGTGGCGCTGCCACGCGCGCTCAAGGCGCTCAAGCTGCAGCCGTGAATTAACGCCCTCGACTTCCATGGGATTGAGGGCTTCCTGGGTACACACCGGAATGCCTTCCGCGAGCGCTTTGGTGAGAATTTCTGTCAGGTAATATTCGCCTTGGGCATTGTCGCAACTGAGGCGTGGCAGCCAGCGGTGCAGGTGTCTGGCACTCACGCAGCAGATGCCTGAGTAGATTTCACGAATGCCACGCTGTTCAGGCGTTGCATCTTTTTCCTCGACAATCGCAAGAATATTGCCAAGTGCATCGCGCACCATGCGCCCTAAACCCGTGGGGTCTTTGGGGCGGGCAACGAGCAGTGCGAGCGGCTCGGTGCTGATGCTTGCCGAGTTCACAAGGTCCTTAAGGGTTTCCGTGCGAATAAGCGGCACGTCACCTGAAAGAATAAGCACCTGCGCGTCCGGGGATACAAAAGGCAATGCCTGAAGCATCGCGTGTCCCGTGCCAAGCTGTGCCGCCTGATGCACCCATTGCACGGGAAGGTCGGCAAGGGCTGCGCGGATGGTGTCGCCGCCGTGCCCGGTTATTACGTGAATGGCCGAAGGATTCAGCGCCTGTGCCGTCGTAATCACACGCTTTAACATCGGCGTACCGGCAATCGGGTGCAGCACTTTAGGCAGATTTGAGTGCATGCGCTTGCCCTGGCCTGCGGCTAAAACTACAATTTCCAAAGATTTCATGCGTCAGTTCCTTCGATGAGTCGAATGTTTGCACACAGTGCTTTTGGCATTGCGAATCAGACTAAAGCTGATATCATAAAAAAATTGCAACAAAAGGAGTAGTGCAATGAGTAGCTCTAAGGATAATACCACCCTGTTCCTTGAACTTGCCAAGGCTTTTCTTCCAACACAGTTTTTGGCGGCAAAAGAGAGCGCCAACGGCCGGGATACCAGCTGGTCAGGGTGGATTGGTGGAAAGTTAGGCGTCAGAGACATCGAGTTATCCAAGTCAAAGCAGACCTTGCTTGAAGAATTTGCCGCGAAGTTTCACCGAATTACTTTTTCATCGTCAGTCGTTTTTGTCAGTGAATACCCGCCCCGCCCTTTGGAGCTGATTAAAAATGGAGACGTCCACGTATACGTCAACCGGGAGCGTGTCCTCGAGTGCACTTTGCGTGCCCCATGGGGGGAGGTGGTGACAGAAGTGTTACAGGAGTTTAAGACGCCTGCTCAGATTGACCGTCGTTTTATTGAAACGCACCATTACAGTATTAAAACCGCTCTGATTAACAAAGGTCTCATTCTCGAGGTAAATGAGGCACTTGCTGATTCCTGTGCTAAAGCAGTGTTGCATAATCTAATACTGCGCTGCAGAACGGCACTTAGCGATGAAGCGGGGCCAATAGGGATTGGCAAAATGGGGGACGATCTTGACCAGCTAACGGCATTTGTTGAAACCCTGTATAAGAAATTTGAAAATGCACGCCTGTTAAGCGTACGTTATTATGAACAAGACGCTTTCACCCTCTTCAGGCGGCATGCAGGTGCCTATCTTCTGGACAAAGTCTGGAAGATGGAGAAAAAAACGGACTCCCCGTTGCCGAAATCCTGGGATTTGTACCGTTCCGCGGGTGTAGCAAAAGAAGCCATGCTCATTAAGGCGCTGGAGGCCTTGACAATGGCACTGGATGCGCTGCACCCGGATGACCGGGATGCACGGGAAGCTGCTGTTTGTCAGGCTATCGAAAGCATCCTGTTACAAAATTATATCATTTGCCAGCAGAACGGCCTTCAGATATACATGCCGCTGTCAGCCGTGGTGAAGCTGCCATTGGGCTTAAGTTTTAGTACTTCAGCACTGGAGCCTGGTAAGGGGGAACTGGAGCAGGTATTTGAGGCCGCCTATTTGCTCATTAATCCAGAAAAAGCAAAAGAATTTTTGGGTCAGTACATCAAGACTGTCAGAGAGGCCACAACCGGTTCATCGGTGGCCAACCCTCATTCATCACGGTTTTTTTCACCACCTGCTTCTACAGCTGCTCTGGGCTATCATCCCCAGCCGGGGTATACAGAGAGCTCCGGGTATCAAGGGCCTCGCGGCCATCTTCAGCGCAGTGAGTATTCCTCCTTTGCGGAAGCCTCAAGGTCTTCTGCATATATGCCATCGCACCTGCCGCCAGTAGGGCCTGCATATCCAGTTTTTCCTGAGCGTCCGGCCTTTCCGGGGCACGTGCCGCAACCCATGAGCCGCCCGCCGCTGCCACCAAAGCCCGCTGAATTGGCCGGCCTGCCATTATCCCCGACACCTGCTCAATACGCGTTACCGGAAGGTGTGCAGGATACGACCCCGTCAGCCGAGCCTGCTTCACCCTCGTTCAGCTAAAATGCACTCAGGGCTGAGCCTCGTGCAGGCTCAGCTCGCCGCAGAGCGACTGCTGCATCTGCGCGCGCACCCATTCAGCATCGTGATTTTTGCCAAGCAGGTGCAGAAGCTTGCAGTGGGCGGCTTCAGGGGTCATGTCATGCCCGCTGACAAGGCCTGTCGTCAGGAGCGCGTGTCCGGTGGCGTACTGGTTCATTTCTACCCGTCCCTGCAGGCACTGGGTGCAGTTGACGATAATCACGCCGCGCGCCGTGGCATCCTTGAGCAATTTCAGGAAACGCGGGTCATTGTTCTGGGCATTGCCGGCGCCATAGGTTTCAAGAATCAGCCCCTTTACCGGCTGGTGCAGAATAAAATCGAGCACATCGGTGGCAAAGCCCGGGAAGAGCCGGAAGTTCGCGATGAAATGGGATTGCAGCGGCTGCAGGTGAAAGGGTGCCGTGGGGAGGGGCAGAAGCCGCTCGTGGTTAAGTTCGATGTCAATGCCGATGCGGGCAAGTTCGGGAAAATTGGGGGAAGTGAAGGCGTTAAACCCCTGAGCGCTTGTTTTACGGGTGCGGTTGCCGCGTAAAAGTCGCTGGTTAAAGTACACGCAAACTTCGTGAAGGGGCGCGTGAGCGGCGAGCCAGAGGGACGTAATGACATTCTCCAGCGCATCGTTGCGCACTTCGGAAAGCGGGATTTGTGAGCCGGTCAGAATGACCGGTTTTGGCAGATTTTCGAGCATGAACGCGAGTGCTGAAGCCGTGTAGGCGAGCGTGTCGGTGCCATGAAATACGACAAAGCCATCATAGTCGTTGAGGTGATCGGCAATGTCTTTTGCGATACGGTTCCAGTCATTCAGCGTCATGTTGGATGAGTCCAGCAGCGGGTCGTATTCGCGGATGGTGTAACGGGGCATGTCGGCATGTGAAAGCGTTGGAATGTCTCTCAGCATCTTTGCGACATACCCGCGTACGGGCTCATACCCCATCGGGGTTTTTTTACAGCTGATGGTGCCGCCGGTATTAAGAATCAGGATGTGTTTTTTCATGGACAGTCTGTGTAAATGCGTCAATACCCTTATTATCAGGTGAGAGGCACAAAAAATCCACAATCCGTCTGATGACGAGAACACTTACGTCTTGACAGTCATGTCGGGGAGCGGTAGAAAAGAAATTAAAGCGTGCAACAGAGAGAGCGGCATGCCAGAGACTGTTGAAACATGCGAAAAGACCACGGCAGCCATTCTTGAGCCGCTGCAGCGGCGGCGGGAGCAGTGTGCGGGCGCGCAGGCGCTTGTCAGAAAGGTGATAAGCGACCACTTCATGACCTCTGAAAAACTGAAGCAGGATGGTCTTGTTGAGGCGCATATCCGGGCAGGAATGTTAACTTCGCTGGACACCAGCCTCAACCATCCCTTAATGCTCGATGCCTGTATCAAGGCCTGTTTCCCGGACCTTAGGCTTGAGGCGAGCGGCATGTATGCCTATAACGCTTCAAGGGCGTTACCTGAGGGAGCCGCACGCTGGTATGAAGAGCTGGCCATTTCCTTCAGTGTATTGCGCACCATCTTAAGCCTCGACTTACTGTGCTGCTGGTGCATGGAAGACCCTTTTCTCGATACGAGCTCTGAACGTGCCTGCTTCGAGGCCGCAGAGACGTTGTCCCAGAGATACGCTAATGCCGATGCGTCACGCCTGCCGGTATTTTTTCACGCCCTTAATGAGCAGGGATTAAAGATTGACGCATTGTTTTCGCAGACAGAGAAGGGACGGGAGCACTTCATCAGCAAACTGGCAGGGGGCACCGCTGCCGTGACCGAACTGCTGCATAAGGCATGTACGATGCTTGAGGCATCTTATCGCGCCTGCAAAAACACCTACAGGCTCTGGATGGTGTGGGATACCCCCTGGCACCGGACATTGAAGCAGCTTACTGCAGCCCTCGTTGACAACCAGTACACCTGCTCCACGCGCGAGGGAACGCTGACCATTTATCCTGCCTACCGGAAGGCGCTTCATGCAGATTTTGTTGCCTTTAACGATAAGGCGCTTCAATGCTTTCCAGAACTGCGGCGTGCATTGCTGGTTAATGCTTCACATAAGAATCAAACGCTTCGTACTTCGATTCAGGCGATGGCCTCTCAGCAACGCATCAGCCTTGAGGAACTGCCTCGATTCTTTGCTGAATATTCGCCAGACCCGCATCTCCCGGTGGCAGGATACCTGGAGTGTGCGTCAATGGCACCGGAAAGAACATCCGTCGCATCGTCTTCCTCGCCGGTTTAAGAATGTTCCACGTGAAGCATCCATTGCCAAACCCTTGTCATCTGTGAAAAAATCAAGGCATTACGGTGTTTACGTGTGTGCTTTTCATGGTGATTGACAGAGCCGGTTATCGGCTGAATGTGGGCATTGTGCTGGTCAACGCGTCTGGAAGGGTTTTCTGGGGGCGTCGTTATGGGCACGATGCATGGCAGTTTCCCCAGGGAGGGCTTGCTTCCGGAGAGACGGCACTGGAAGCGATGTATCGCGAACTCTATGAGGAAGTCGGCCTTTTACGCGAAGATGTCGAGGTTTTGGGCGCAACACGCCGATGGTTGAAATACCGTCTGCCCAAACAGTATCTGCGCCACGGCAGTGAACCGCTGGTTATCGGCCAGAAGCAGAAATGGTTTCTGCTGCGCCTTGTCGTACCTGAGCAGAAAATTCGTCTGGATTTGGGAGATGCACAGGAATTTGACAGCTGGCGCTGGATTGATTACAACACTCCCCAGGAGCAGGTGATTTTTTTCAAGCGTCAGGTGTATGTGCAGGCGCTGAAAGAGCTGGAGCATTTGCTGAAAAAACGCAGTGTGCCTGCGGGTGCGCGCCGAAAACGAGGTCAACAAAGTCGATAGATGTTAAAGATTCTCAAACGCATAGTACAGGATGTTACGGCAGCAGGCGCGCTTGATGAGGCGCTTTCGGTGTTGGTTGCGCGTGTTCACAAGGCCATTGGAGCCGAGGCGGTTTCTGTTTTTCTGATAGACAGCAAGCACGCAGAATTCGTGTTAATGGCGACTGAGGGCTTAAACCGTGGCGCTGAGAAGCGGGTGCGGGTACCGCTTGATTTCGGTTTGATTGGGCAGGTAGGGCGCCGGGAAGAACCGCTCAACATTGATGATGCGCCCTCGCACCCCGATTATTATCGCAATGCGCTGCTGCAGGAAGAGCATTTGAGTGCGTTTCTTGGCGTTCCCATCATTCACCACCGTAAACTCTACGGCGTGCTCACAGTGCAGCAGGCGGAGAGGCGGTATTTTGATGATGCTGAAGAAGCCTTCCTGATTACCCTGGCCGCGCAGATTGGTGGCGTGATAGCGCATGCTGAAGCCACCGGCGAGCTGGCGCTCCTCACCCTTCCGGCGATGGCGAAGGCGGCCCTCACGGAAAACGTGTACGAACCCCTGACCGGCACCGGCGCGCTTCCAGGCATTGGCATGGGAACCGCGGTGGTTGTGTATCCACCGGCTGACATTGACGCGGTATTGCGCACGCTCACGGACGATATCGAGCACGAGGTGTTCCTTTTTCACGAGGCGCTCCAGAGTGCACGCGAGGACATTCACCGCCTTGGCCGTCGGCTTAAGGCCTCAGTCGCCGAAGAAGACCACGCGCTTTTTGAGGTCTATCTGCGCATTCTCGATCGCGACAGTCTCGGGGCCGAGGTAGAGGCGCAGATTCGTACCGAGCAGCTCTCGGCACAGGCGGCGCTCGCCGCCGTTATCAAGAAACATGTGCAGCATTTTGAAAATGTTGAGGATGATTATCTGCGTGAGCGCGCAAGCGATGTGCGCGATCTTGGCCGCCGTGTGCTGGCAGAACTGCAGCTTTCGGCGCGCGAAGAAATTGACTACCCGCGCCGCACCGTGCTGATTGGGGAAGAAATTACACCAGCCGCTCTTGCTGAAGTGCCGGAAGGCCAGCTTGTGGGGGTGGTGTCGGTTCGTGGCTCCAACAATTCTCACACGGCGATTCTTGCCCGCGCACTGGGCGTACCAGTCGTGATGGGGGTACGTGGCTGTCGCTTTGAGAATCTCTCGAGGCGCGCGGTTATTGTCGATGGCTTTGCGGCAAAGGTTTATATTTCGCCCTCTAAAGCACTGGTGGCGCAATACCGTCAGCTCGCTGAGGAAGAGCGGCTTTTAAACCAGAGCCTTGTCGCACTCCGTGATAAGCCTGCAGAAACGCTCGATGCACACCGCATTTCACTGCAGGTCAACACGGGCCTTGAGATGGACGCGGGCTTGTCGATGAGTGTAGGTGCTGAAGGTGTGGGACTGTATCGCTCAGAAGTGCCCTTTATGAGCCGTGACCGCTTTCCCTCTGAAGACGAGCAGCGCATCATCTATCGCCAGACCCTGAAGGCCTTTGCGCCTCGCCCGGTTACCATGCGCACGCTTGATATTGGTGGCGACAAGGTATTGCCGTATTTTCCGGTGAAGGAAGAAAACCCCTGCCTTGGCTGGCGCGGAATCCGCGTGACCCTTGACCATCCCGATATGTTCTTGATGCAGGTGCGCGCCATGATGCGTGCGAGTGAAGAGCTTGATAACCTGCGCATCATGCTGCCGATGGTGACCGCCCTCAGCGAGGTCGATGAAGCGGTGGCACTGGTACACCAGGCCTATGAAGAGCTGCTCGAAGAAGGGTTTGCCATCCAGAAGCCGCGCCTTGGGGTGATGGTGGAAGTCCCGGCGGCGGCATGGCTGGCGCGTGAACTTGCAAAGCGCGTTGATTTTCTTTCCGTAGGCACGAATGACCTGACCCAGTACCTGCTGGCAGTCGACCGTAATAATTCACGCGTTGCCGGCCTTTACGATTCACTGCATCCGGCGATGCTAAGAACGCTTGCCAAGGTGGTAGAGGGGGCGCAGGCCGCGGGCGTGCCGGTGAGCGTGTGCGGTGAAATGGCGAGTGAGCCGCTTGCGGTGGTGCTGCTGCTCGCCATGGGGTTTGACACACTCAGCATGAATTCTGCGAGCCTGCCACGGGTAAAGTGGCTCGTGCGCCAGATTTCCATGAGTACGGCGCGCCGCCTGCTGGCGGAAGTGCTGGAACTGCATCACCCTGCTGAAATTCGTGCGCATCTTCATGCTGTGCTGGTGAAAGAAGGCCTCTCAGGCCTCCTGCGCGCCGGTGGCATGTAGCATGTCCCAGGATGCATTGATGCTCGTGGCGTTTCTCCTGAGTGGCGCCTTTGCCGGTACAATGTCCGGTATGCTGGGGATTGGGGGCGGCATTGTTGTGGTGCCGGCACTCTTCTGGATTTTTGAACGCAGCGCACTGGTGCCCGCCGATATTCTCATGCACATGAGTGCCGGCACTTCACTCACGGCCATGCTCTTTACCGCGCTCTCATCCGTATTTGCGCATGCCCGTCGCGGCGACATTCGCATGGATATCTATCGCCGTCTGGCGCCTGGCATTGCCATTGGCACCGTTAGTGGCGCCATTTTTGCCGATATTCTTCCAACGCGCGGCCTTGAAATTCTTTTTGGACTGTTTTTGCTGTTTATTGCCGCACATATGCTATGGCATGTGCGCACCGAGCATGCGCCACACACACCCTCAAGATTACAAAACCTCTGCGTCAGTTTGCTTATCGGCCTGAAGTCCGGTTTGCTCGGTATTGGCGGGGGCGCGCTAATTGTGCCGTATCTCTCCTGGTGTGGCGTGTCAATGCGTGCGCTGGTGCCGGTATCTGCACTCTGTACCTTTACGGTGGCGATAATTGGCAGCCTGAGCTTCATGCTGACAGGGCGTCTTGAGCCTCTTATACCGCCTCTGGCCACAGGCTTTGTCTATTGGCCCGCCGTTTTTAGTGTAGGTCTTGCCAGTGCATTGTTCGCGCCGCTCGGCGCGCACTGGGCGTGGCGGGTGCCGGAGCGTCCCCTGCGTGTGGGATTTGTGGTATTGTTGATACTCACCGCCCTTGGCATGCTTCTTTGAGAGGCTTTTATGATTGCATACCCTCATCTTTCACCAGTCGCGTTTTCGCTTGGCCCCATTCAGGTACACTGGTACGGACTGATGTACCTTGTGGGTTTTGTGCTGGCCTGGCTGCTGGCGCGCTGGCGCGCTCGCCATTATCAGCTTGATTTTTC from the Legionella geestiana genome contains:
- the ansA gene encoding asparaginase, yielding MKKHILILNTGGTISCKKTPMGYEPVRGYVAKMLRDIPTLSHADMPRYTIREYDPLLDSSNMTLNDWNRIAKDIADHLNDYDGFVVFHGTDTLAYTASALAFMLENLPKPVILTGSQIPLSEVRNDALENVITSLWLAAHAPLHEVCVYFNQRLLRGNRTRKTSAQGFNAFTSPNFPELARIGIDIELNHERLLPLPTAPFHLQPLQSHFIANFRLFPGFATDVLDFILHQPVKGLILETYGAGNAQNNDPRFLKLLKDATARGVIIVNCTQCLQGRVEMNQYATGHALLTTGLVSGHDMTPEAAHCKLLHLLGKNHDAEWVRAQMQQSLCGELSLHEAQP
- the glmU gene encoding bifunctional UDP-N-acetylglucosamine diphosphorylase/glucosamine-1-phosphate N-acetyltransferase GlmU, with protein sequence MKSLEIVVLAAGQGKRMHSNLPKVLHPIAGTPMLKRVITTAQALNPSAIHVITGHGGDTIRAALADLPVQWVHQAAQLGTGHAMLQALPFVSPDAQVLILSGDVPLIRTETLKDLVNSASISTEPLALLVARPKDPTGLGRMVRDALGNILAIVEEKDATPEQRGIREIYSGICCVSARHLHRWLPRLSCDNAQGEYYLTEILTKALAEGIPVCTQEALNPMEVEGVNSRLQLERLERAWQRHMAEQLLHNGVSLADASRLDVRGTLTCGRDVFIDVNVVFTGNNSIGEGCRIGPNCTLHNVTIGAFTEVHANSVLEDTVLGEHCAIGPFARLRPGTRLEAHCKIGNFVETKNIQMAEHSKASHLSYIGDATIGKKVNIGAGTITCNYDGVNKHQTIIGDGAFIGSDTQLVAPVTVGAHATIGAGTTLRKDAPADELTLTESRQKTVCGWKRPVKAIEAKNQ
- a CDS encoding RNA pyrophosphohydrolase; its protein translation is MVIDRAGYRLNVGIVLVNASGRVFWGRRYGHDAWQFPQGGLASGETALEAMYRELYEEVGLLREDVEVLGATRRWLKYRLPKQYLRHGSEPLVIGQKQKWFLLRLVVPEQKIRLDLGDAQEFDSWRWIDYNTPQEQVIFFKRQVYVQALKELEHLLKKRSVPAGARRKRGQQSR
- the ptsP gene encoding phosphoenolpyruvate--protein phosphotransferase → MLKILKRIVQDVTAAGALDEALSVLVARVHKAIGAEAVSVFLIDSKHAEFVLMATEGLNRGAEKRVRVPLDFGLIGQVGRREEPLNIDDAPSHPDYYRNALLQEEHLSAFLGVPIIHHRKLYGVLTVQQAERRYFDDAEEAFLITLAAQIGGVIAHAEATGELALLTLPAMAKAALTENVYEPLTGTGALPGIGMGTAVVVYPPADIDAVLRTLTDDIEHEVFLFHEALQSAREDIHRLGRRLKASVAEEDHALFEVYLRILDRDSLGAEVEAQIRTEQLSAQAALAAVIKKHVQHFENVEDDYLRERASDVRDLGRRVLAELQLSAREEIDYPRRTVLIGEEITPAALAEVPEGQLVGVVSVRGSNNSHTAILARALGVPVVMGVRGCRFENLSRRAVIVDGFAAKVYISPSKALVAQYRQLAEEERLLNQSLVALRDKPAETLDAHRISLQVNTGLEMDAGLSMSVGAEGVGLYRSEVPFMSRDRFPSEDEQRIIYRQTLKAFAPRPVTMRTLDIGGDKVLPYFPVKEENPCLGWRGIRVTLDHPDMFLMQVRAMMRASEELDNLRIMLPMVTALSEVDEAVALVHQAYEELLEEGFAIQKPRLGVMVEVPAAAWLARELAKRVDFLSVGTNDLTQYLLAVDRNNSRVAGLYDSLHPAMLRTLAKVVEGAQAAGVPVSVCGEMASEPLAVVLLLAMGFDTLSMNSASLPRVKWLVRQISMSTARRLLAEVLELHHPAEIRAHLHAVLVKEGLSGLLRAGGM
- a CDS encoding sulfite exporter TauE/SafE family protein; amino-acid sequence: MSQDALMLVAFLLSGAFAGTMSGMLGIGGGIVVVPALFWIFERSALVPADILMHMSAGTSLTAMLFTALSSVFAHARRGDIRMDIYRRLAPGIAIGTVSGAIFADILPTRGLEILFGLFLLFIAAHMLWHVRTEHAPHTPSRLQNLCVSLLIGLKSGLLGIGGGALIVPYLSWCGVSMRALVPVSALCTFTVAIIGSLSFMLTGRLEPLIPPLATGFVYWPAVFSVGLASALFAPLGAHWAWRVPERPLRVGFVVLLILTALGMLL